A genome region from Flavobacterium sp. CFS9 includes the following:
- a CDS encoding 2,3,4,5-tetrahydropyridine-2,6-dicarboxylate N-succinyltransferase, with translation MNSLQTIIEQAWENRALLQETTTTDAIREVIELIDAGKLRCAEPVGDKWQVNEWVKKAVVMYFPIQKMETWESGIFEYHDKMLLKKGYAEKGIRVVPNAVARYGAYISSGVILMPSYVNIGAYVDEGTMVDTWATVGSCAQIGKNVHLSGGVGIGGVLEPLQAAPVIIEDGAFIGSRCIVVEGVHVGKEAVLGANVCLTASTKIIDVTGDEPVEMKGFVPARSVVIPGSYTKKFAAGEYQVPCALIIGTRKPSTDLKTSLNNALREYDVAV, from the coding sequence ATGAATTCTTTACAGACTATAATAGAACAAGCTTGGGAAAACAGAGCTTTATTGCAAGAAACGACTACAACTGATGCTATCAGAGAAGTTATTGAATTGATTGATGCAGGAAAATTACGTTGCGCTGAACCGGTTGGTGACAAGTGGCAGGTAAACGAATGGGTTAAGAAAGCTGTTGTAATGTATTTCCCTATTCAAAAAATGGAAACATGGGAATCCGGTATTTTTGAATACCACGACAAAATGTTGCTGAAAAAAGGTTATGCTGAAAAAGGAATTCGTGTAGTACCTAATGCTGTAGCCCGTTATGGAGCTTATATTTCAAGCGGTGTAATTTTGATGCCAAGTTATGTAAACATTGGTGCTTATGTTGACGAAGGTACTATGGTTGATACATGGGCGACAGTTGGAAGCTGTGCACAGATTGGTAAAAATGTCCACTTAAGCGGTGGTGTTGGTATTGGCGGTGTTTTAGAACCTTTACAAGCTGCTCCGGTTATTATTGAAGACGGTGCTTTTATTGGTTCTCGTTGTATTGTAGTAGAAGGAGTTCATGTAGGAAAAGAAGCTGTTCTTGGTGCTAACGTTTGTTTGACTGCTTCTACAAAAATTATTGATGTAACGGGTGACGAACCTGTTGAAATGAAAGGTTTTGTTCCTGCTCGTTCTGTTGTGATTCCGGGAAGTTACACTAAAAAATTCGCTGCAGGTGAATACCAGGTACCATGTGCTTTAATCATTGGTACTCGTAAACCATCAACTGATTTAAAAACTTCATTAAACAATGCACTTCGTGAGTACGATGTTGCTGTTTAA
- a CDS encoding PAS domain-containing protein: protein MNQENQLRTPVTVIDKEVTWDKTQVIMSKTNAFGIIEYANEVFVDVCGYEDYELMGQPHNIIRHPDMPKVIFKVLWENLKNGKNFHAIVKNLAKSGRYYWVITDFEIAKDENGVIVNYFGRRQAVPQEVIALHIEPLYKKLLQIEAASGMEFSEKYLIGFLEEKKRTYVEYIKELIYEHEKSQAKFAQYEVQENDEEEERGFFRRLFNR from the coding sequence ATGAATCAAGAAAATCAACTCCGAACGCCTGTTACAGTAATCGATAAAGAAGTCACGTGGGATAAAACACAAGTGATTATGAGTAAAACAAATGCTTTTGGCATTATTGAATATGCTAATGAAGTATTTGTAGATGTATGCGGTTATGAAGATTATGAGTTAATGGGGCAACCACACAATATTATACGTCATCCGGATATGCCAAAGGTTATTTTTAAGGTACTTTGGGAAAATCTTAAAAACGGAAAGAACTTCCATGCGATTGTTAAAAACCTTGCGAAGTCAGGACGTTACTATTGGGTTATTACCGATTTTGAGATTGCAAAAGACGAAAACGGAGTTATTGTAAATTATTTTGGAAGACGACAAGCAGTACCACAAGAGGTAATAGCCTTGCATATTGAGCCGTTGTACAAAAAACTGCTTCAAATCGAGGCAGCGAGTGGTATGGAGTTTAGTGAAAAGTATCTAATTGGATTTCTGGAGGAAAAGAAGAGGACTTATGTTGAATATATTAAGGAGTTAATTTACGAGCATGAGAAATCGCAGGCAAAATTTGCTCAGTATGAAGTACAGGAAAATGATGAAGAGGAGGAAAGAGGTTTTTTTAGAAGACTGTTTAACAGATAG
- the ruvX gene encoding Holliday junction resolvase RuvX — translation MPRILSIDYGQKRTGIAVTDEMQIIASGLTTIPTNTLIDFLKDYFAKEKVEAVLIGEPKQMNGQPSESASVIKGFVTHFTNIFPDMKVIRVDERFTSKMAFQTMIDSGLSKKQRQNKGLIDEISATIMLQDYLSSKRF, via the coding sequence ATGCCAAGAATTCTTTCTATAGACTACGGACAAAAACGTACCGGAATTGCTGTTACTGACGAAATGCAGATTATTGCTTCAGGTTTAACAACAATACCGACCAATACCCTAATTGATTTTCTGAAAGATTATTTTGCAAAAGAAAAGGTAGAAGCCGTTTTAATTGGTGAGCCTAAGCAAATGAATGGTCAGCCATCAGAGAGCGCTTCGGTTATTAAAGGGTTTGTAACTCATTTTACGAATATTTTTCCTGACATGAAAGTCATTCGTGTCGACGAACGTTTTACGTCAAAAATGGCCTTTCAAACGATGATCGATAGCGGACTTAGTAAAAAACAGCGCCAGAATAAAGGTTTAATCGATGAAATTTCGGCTACGATTATGCTTCAGGACTATCTTTCGTCCAAACGTTTTTAA
- a CDS encoding malate:quinone oxidoreductase, whose product MSDKTIRSNSEVVLIGAGIMSATLGVILKELQPDIKIEIYERLDVAAAESSDAWNNAGTGHSAFCELNYTPEKADGSIDPKKAISIAESFEISRQFWSYLVEQKKVPSPDNFIKSVPHMSFVWGDKNVEYLKNRFEALQNNPIFSQMEFSSDFEQLKKWMPLVMEGRDANEKLAATYMEIGTDVNFGALTRSMFNYLATLDGVSLHFNHEVKKLKQREDKSWRIKITDLATGDVRKAYTKFVFIGAGGGSLPLLEKANVPEGNGYGGFPVSGQWLKCTNPEVIAKHQAKVYGKASVGAPPMSVPHIDTRVIDGEKALLFGPFAGFSTRFLKNGSYLDLPLSIKPNNLIPMLSAGYHNIPLTKYLIEQVRQSPKDRMKALREYLPTARSKDWKLERAGQRVQVIKKDENGGGVLEFGTEVISTHDGSLAVLLGASPGASTAVGIMIDLISRCFTNQVKTPEWQSKMKTMIPSYCQTLNDKPELLAELRKHTSEVLGLKNS is encoded by the coding sequence ATGTCTGACAAAACAATACGTTCTAATAGTGAAGTAGTGCTTATTGGAGCGGGAATTATGAGTGCCACTCTTGGAGTAATTTTGAAAGAATTACAACCTGATATAAAAATTGAAATTTACGAAAGATTAGATGTTGCTGCTGCTGAAAGTTCAGATGCATGGAATAATGCAGGAACAGGGCACTCTGCCTTTTGTGAATTAAATTACACTCCTGAAAAGGCTGACGGAAGTATTGACCCGAAAAAAGCAATAAGTATTGCAGAATCTTTTGAGATTTCACGCCAATTCTGGTCCTATTTAGTAGAACAGAAAAAGGTACCATCTCCTGATAATTTTATTAAAAGTGTTCCCCATATGAGTTTTGTTTGGGGAGATAAAAATGTGGAGTATCTTAAAAACAGATTTGAAGCATTACAAAATAACCCTATTTTTTCTCAAATGGAATTCAGTTCTGATTTTGAGCAATTAAAAAAATGGATGCCGCTTGTCATGGAAGGCAGAGATGCTAATGAAAAACTGGCAGCTACTTACATGGAAATAGGTACTGACGTGAATTTTGGGGCTTTAACCAGAAGCATGTTCAATTATTTAGCCACACTTGATGGTGTTTCACTGCACTTTAATCATGAAGTTAAAAAACTAAAACAACGTGAAGATAAATCATGGCGTATCAAAATCACCGATCTTGCTACCGGTGATGTGAGAAAAGCCTATACTAAGTTTGTATTTATCGGAGCTGGTGGAGGTTCGTTACCTTTGCTAGAAAAGGCAAATGTACCTGAAGGAAACGGTTACGGAGGTTTTCCGGTAAGCGGACAATGGTTAAAATGTACCAATCCGGAGGTAATTGCAAAACATCAGGCAAAAGTTTACGGAAAAGCAAGCGTTGGGGCACCTCCAATGTCTGTACCACATATTGATACCCGTGTGATTGATGGCGAGAAAGCATTGCTTTTTGGTCCGTTTGCAGGATTTTCAACACGCTTCCTGAAAAATGGTTCTTACTTAGATTTACCATTATCTATAAAACCGAACAACTTAATCCCGATGTTGTCTGCAGGATATCATAATATTCCTTTAACTAAATATTTGATTGAGCAGGTACGTCAGTCTCCTAAAGACAGAATGAAAGCCTTACGTGAGTATTTGCCAACAGCACGTTCTAAAGACTGGAAACTGGAAAGAGCTGGACAACGTGTTCAGGTCATCAAAAAAGATGAAAACGGAGGTGGAGTTTTAGAGTTCGGTACTGAAGTAATTAGTACACACGATGGAAGCCTGGCGGTGTTATTGGGAGCTTCTCCGGGAGCATCAACTGCAGTAGGTATTATGATTGATTTGATCAGCAGATGTTTTACCAATCAGGTGAAAACACCGGAATGGCAGTCAAAAATGAAAACAATGATTCCTTCTTACTGTCAGACTTTAAATGATAAACCGGAACTTTTAGCAGAGCTTAGAAAACATACTTCTGAAGTTTTAGGACTAAAAAATAGTTAA
- a CDS encoding FUSC family membrane protein yields MFDRISKFTNSTSFLNASKVTIASVVPVLILNFLGHFEIGFTIALGAFYTYPSDIASSLSHKIKGLIVASFIVSGVNLLVNLAYPYPFLFYPFLGFLLFLCSMISVYGQRATLVSFSALLSISLSFGHLHEGWEAFEYSGFIFIGGILYLIVSLVFHFVQPYKYVELQIAEGIKLTAKYLKLRGDLWSPEANRTAIIEKQLSVQVELNLIHEDLRKMLIGNQNTSGATSQNRKMLLVFITLVEIQELALYTSFDHNKIHEKFSAHPDVLRTYQNVAYKLASTLKKLSKNVHNISVYVDKNDLKNELDALEFAIFDYEKTLGKEEAAEGVLMLTNMLKYAKNQVGKIKTIQRAFSLAMQSYKLKDKDKELEKFLTPQYYPLRTLIENLSYSSSIFRHSIRLTTTILIGFVIGKFLPFQNVYWILLTIVVIMRPGYGLTKERSYNRIFGTILGGLIAFGIVSLVQNHVVLSIFSIVCMLLGISFTQINYKISATFVTMYVVFIYGILAPNVVEVIQFRILDSLAGAILAFLANQFLWPAWEFINTPIHIENSIRANRNYLKEIADFYNKKGEVPTSYRLSRKNAFVEVGNLMTSFQRMMQEPKSKQKTLPLVNKLVVLNHSILSALASLSTYIQSHQTTSASESFNYIIKTILSNLNHAIAVLRNEKIINDTYFDKEDVTLQFEELKRVNFKRLAADDDLDKETRQAKMQEAQMVIEQLIWMSNLAEKILKITKEFKATNPD; encoded by the coding sequence ATGTTTGATCGCATCTCGAAATTTACCAACAGTACTTCTTTTTTAAACGCCTCAAAAGTAACTATTGCTTCAGTTGTTCCTGTCTTAATTTTGAACTTCCTAGGGCATTTCGAAATAGGTTTTACTATCGCTTTGGGGGCTTTTTATACCTATCCCAGTGATATTGCCAGTTCGCTAAGCCATAAAATAAAAGGACTTATAGTAGCTTCTTTTATCGTTTCGGGAGTGAACTTATTAGTAAATCTGGCTTATCCTTACCCGTTTCTATTTTATCCTTTCTTAGGTTTTTTACTGTTTTTATGTTCAATGATTTCAGTATATGGTCAGCGTGCCACTCTGGTTTCGTTTTCTGCTTTATTGTCAATTTCCCTGTCGTTTGGTCATTTGCATGAAGGTTGGGAAGCTTTTGAATATTCGGGCTTTATTTTTATAGGTGGAATTTTATATCTGATTGTATCACTTGTTTTTCACTTTGTACAGCCATACAAATATGTTGAACTTCAAATCGCCGAAGGAATAAAACTAACGGCCAAATATCTAAAACTCAGAGGAGATTTATGGAGTCCTGAAGCCAACCGAACAGCGATAATCGAAAAACAATTAAGCGTTCAGGTAGAACTCAACCTGATTCATGAGGATCTGAGAAAAATGCTTATTGGCAATCAGAATACTTCGGGAGCTACGAGTCAAAATCGGAAAATGCTACTGGTTTTTATCACTTTGGTAGAAATTCAGGAACTGGCTTTATATACTTCATTCGACCACAACAAAATTCATGAAAAATTTTCCGCGCATCCGGATGTACTGCGAACCTATCAAAATGTAGCTTATAAATTAGCCTCTACCTTAAAGAAATTATCTAAAAACGTACACAATATAAGTGTATATGTAGACAAAAATGATTTAAAGAATGAACTGGATGCTTTGGAGTTTGCGATTTTTGACTATGAAAAAACTTTAGGCAAAGAAGAAGCTGCCGAAGGTGTTTTGATGTTGACGAATATGCTGAAGTATGCTAAAAATCAGGTGGGAAAAATCAAAACCATTCAGCGTGCTTTTTCACTTGCGATGCAATCTTATAAATTAAAAGACAAGGATAAGGAACTGGAGAAGTTTCTAACACCTCAATATTACCCGTTACGCACGCTAATTGAGAATCTCTCCTATTCTTCTTCTATTTTCAGGCATTCAATACGACTAACGACGACTATTTTAATTGGTTTTGTGATTGGAAAGTTTCTTCCGTTTCAAAACGTTTACTGGATTTTACTGACCATTGTCGTAATCATGCGTCCGGGTTACGGCTTAACGAAAGAACGCTCCTATAATCGAATTTTCGGTACTATTTTAGGCGGATTAATAGCCTTTGGAATCGTTTCTTTGGTACAAAACCACGTTGTATTGAGTATATTCTCTATTGTTTGTATGCTTCTTGGTATTTCGTTTACCCAGATTAACTACAAGATCAGCGCAACATTTGTTACGATGTATGTGGTTTTTATCTATGGAATTTTAGCCCCGAATGTGGTTGAAGTGATTCAGTTTAGAATTCTCGATTCACTTGCGGGAGCTATTTTAGCATTTTTAGCGAATCAGTTTTTATGGCCGGCCTGGGAATTTATCAATACTCCTATTCACATTGAAAATTCGATTCGGGCCAATCGAAATTATCTGAAGGAGATTGCCGATTTCTACAACAAGAAAGGCGAAGTTCCTACTTCATACCGACTGTCCAGAAAAAATGCTTTTGTTGAGGTTGGAAATTTAATGACTTCCTTTCAGCGAATGATGCAGGAGCCTAAATCGAAACAAAAAACACTTCCATTGGTTAACAAACTGGTGGTGCTTAACCATTCGATATTATCAGCCTTAGCATCGTTATCGACTTATATCCAGTCGCACCAAACTACTTCTGCTTCAGAATCTTTTAATTACATCATAAAAACAATTCTTTCCAATCTGAATCACGCCATTGCTGTGTTAAGGAATGAAAAAATAATAAATGACACTTATTTTGATAAGGAGGACGTGACTTTACAATTTGAAGAACTTAAACGTGTCAACTTTAAGCGTCTGGCTGCCGATGATGATTTGGATAAAGAAACACGACAAGCCAAAATGCAGGAAGCTCAAATGGTTATCGAGCAATTAATTTGGATGAGCAATCTTGCTGAGAAGATTTTAAAGATTACAAAGGAATTTAAAGCAACAAATCCAGATTAA
- the def gene encoding peptide deformylase, protein MILPIVGYGDPVLRKVGEAITPDYPNLKETIANMYETMYNALGVGLAAPQVGVPIRLFVIDTTPFSDDEDLSSNEQENVKGFKKTFINAKILKEEGEEWSFNEGCLSIPDVREDVYRKPTVTIEYCEEDFVMKTEVFDGLVARVIQHEYDHIEGILFTDKISSLKKRLIQKKLKNITEGKTFQEYRMKFAAAKKGR, encoded by the coding sequence ATGATTTTACCAATTGTAGGATATGGTGATCCTGTTTTAAGAAAAGTAGGTGAGGCAATTACGCCAGATTATCCAAACCTAAAAGAAACAATAGCTAACATGTATGAAACCATGTACAACGCTTTAGGGGTTGGACTTGCCGCGCCTCAGGTAGGCGTGCCTATTCGTTTGTTTGTTATTGATACAACTCCTTTTAGCGATGATGAGGACCTCTCTTCAAATGAGCAGGAAAATGTAAAAGGTTTCAAAAAAACGTTTATCAATGCTAAGATTTTAAAAGAAGAAGGTGAAGAATGGAGTTTTAATGAAGGTTGTTTGAGTATTCCGGACGTTCGTGAAGATGTGTACAGAAAACCTACCGTTACAATTGAATATTGTGAGGAAGATTTCGTAATGAAAACAGAAGTTTTTGACGGGTTGGTAGCCAGAGTAATCCAGCACGAATACGATCATATTGAAGGAATTTTGTTTACAGATAAAATCTCTTCTCTAAAGAAACGTCTGATCCAGAAAAAACTAAAAAATATTACTGAAGGTAAAACATTTCAGGAGTACAGAATGAAATTTGCTGCCGCAAAAAAAGGAAGATAG
- a CDS encoding DUF5606 domain-containing protein — protein sequence MNLEKILAISGKPGLYVLKVQTRTGFVAESLTDGKKITVNLKSNVSLLSEISIYTYEGEKPLTEVMQRIATKENKGQAISHKEDNATLLAYFKEILPEYDEERVYPSDIKKVLNWYNTLQAKGLVTDLAPAAVEAAEEAPVAEEKPKKAPAAKKAKAKKEE from the coding sequence ATGAATTTAGAGAAAATTTTAGCCATTTCTGGGAAACCAGGTTTATATGTATTGAAAGTGCAAACTCGTACAGGTTTTGTGGCAGAATCATTAACAGATGGAAAAAAAATCACAGTAAACTTAAAAAGTAATGTAAGTTTATTATCTGAGATTTCAATTTATACTTACGAAGGCGAAAAACCATTAACAGAAGTAATGCAGCGCATTGCAACTAAAGAAAATAAAGGACAGGCTATTTCACACAAAGAAGACAATGCTACATTATTGGCTTACTTTAAAGAAATTTTACCTGAATATGATGAAGAAAGAGTTTATCCTTCAGATATTAAAAAAGTATTAAACTGGTACAATACGCTTCAGGCTAAAGGTTTAGTAACAGATTTAGCTCCTGCTGCTGTTGAAGCTGCAGAAGAAGCTCCGGTTGCTGAAGAAAAACCAAAAAAAGCACCTGCTGCTAAAAAAGCAAAAGCTAAAAAAGAAGAATAG